A genomic segment from Vanacampus margaritifer isolate UIUO_Vmar chromosome 3, RoL_Vmar_1.0, whole genome shotgun sequence encodes:
- the LOC144048695 gene encoding uncharacterized protein LOC144048695: MASYEERLCRAKEGGELQQDDISLPPVVCYNQDRREELPPQPQTTRSPNVNEEADDPELLHVKEEEEELDVSQLPLNVVVVKSEDERDDASDWSRLHHQSPSGERRGGPPSGKLLPPPSHGEDAEEPLRSDGGDDNHPEKDTTDEGRHAHEGHFICSVCGESFTEVDRIRHMKAHGREKPFVCSVCGETFAEKVALIVHKVTHAAENPFTCSVCGKVYLIKDYLNKHMKMHTGEKPYSCSVCGEKFAHKATLIAHTATHTGEKPFKCSVCEKNFSYKSDLTKHTRTHTGEKPFSCSLCGEKFARKVSLIAHTATHTGEKPFTCSICGESLSYRHSLNAHMRTHTGEKPFTCSVCGESFARRENLVAHTRRHTGEKPFTCSVCGKNFSHKSAMSRHQRAHADEKTLTCSLCDESFLKKSNLTAHMQKAMGKQIFTPTVRHVRTREGNDIEIVRNQMKMLKDLVRKRLLAAADEIFGLFERTVASYEEQLCRAREENERQRRQLDDVCPKSHAQDPDFVKEHEVAPRSPHVKEEEEDADVSELPLNVVVVKNEDEQLPGSSQLDFFRVPSGERRGGPQPHKLFVLLSDSDDREESLRSDADCEGDDKRFRGAEQDSTDTRGGAGKTSFTCSVCSKMFSRKEHMKKHMRTHTGEKPFSCSVCGEGFTQKVCLTAHTATHTGEKPFVCSICGESYSYKHSLNAHMQSHTGEKPFCCSVCGKRFPQKPNMIKHMRTHTGEKPFCCSVCGDAFAHKFSLSVHMRKHTGEKPFRCSICGDTFAHRFSLNVHTRTHTGEKPFSCTVCSKIFSQRAHVVAHMRTHTGEKPFTCTLCDKSYFKKCSLTTHMRKHNAE; encoded by the exons ATGGCGTCTTACGAGGAGCGACTTTGTCGAGCGAAAGAGGGGGGCGAGCTGCAGCAGGACGACATTTCCTTGCCTCCGGTCGTGTGCTACAACCAAG ATCGCCGAGAGgaacttcctcctcagccacaGACGACCAGGAGCCCCAACGTCAACGAGGAAGCGGACGATCCGGAGCTGCTCCAcgttaaagaggaagaggaggagcttGACGTCAGCCAGCTGCCGCTTAACGTCGTCGTCGTGAAGAGCGAAGACGAGCGGGACGACGCATCCGACTGGTCCCGGCTTCATCATCAGAGCCCAAGTGGCGAGCGCCGCGGAGGCCCACCATCAGGCAAGCTCTTGCCTCCGCCGTCACATGGAGAAGATGCAGAAGAACCTTTGCGGAGCGACGGCGGTGATGACAATCACCCCGAAAAGGACACGACTGACGAGGGACGCCACGCACACGAGGGCCATTTTATCTGCTCGGTTTGTGGCGAAAGCTTTACTGAGGTGGACAGGATTCGCCACATGAAAGCGCACGGCAGAGAAAAACCTTTCGTCTGTTCCGTTTGCGGCGAAACGTTTGCAGAAAAGGTCGCTTTGATTGTACACAAAGTAACGCACGCGGCCGAAAATCCTTTCACTTGCTCCGTTTGCGGCAAAGTGTATTTGATTAAAGACTATTTGAACAAACACATGAAAATGCACACGGGAGAGAAACCTTAcagttgctcagtttgtggggAAAAATTTGCTCACAAGGCCACTTTGATAGCGCACACGGCGAcacacacgggagaaaaacctttcAAATGCTCTGTTTGcgaaaaaaacttttcttatAAGTCCGACTTGACTAAACACACGAGAAcgcacacaggagaaaaacccttTAGTTGCTCGCTGTGCGGTGAAAAATTTGCTCGCAAGGTCTCCTTAATTGCGCACACAGCGACACATacgggagaaaaacctttcACTTGCTCCATTTGCGGCGAAAGTCTCTCATATCGGCACAGTTTGAATGCGCACATGCGGAcgcacacgggagaaaaacctttcacttgctcagtttgtggcgaAAGCTTCGCGCGGAGAGAAAATCTTGTCGCGCACACGAGAAGACACACGGGAGAGAAACCATTTACGTGTTCAGTTTGCGGGAAAAACTTTTCTCACAAGTCAGCGATGAGTCGACACCAGAGGGCTCATGCGGATGAAAAAACTTTAACTTGCTCACTTTGCGATGAAAGCTTTTTGAAGAAGTCTAATTTGACAGCACACATGCAGAA GGCAA TGGGAAAACAAATCTTCACGCCGACAGTCCGACACGTAAGAACGCGAGAAGGCAATGACATTGAAATAGTGCGTAACCAGATGAAGATGTTGAAAGATTTGGTGAGGAAGCGACTATTGGCGGCCGCCGACGAAATCTTCGGCCTGTTTGAAAGAACCGTCGCGTCGTACGAGGAGCAACTTTGTCGCGCCAGAGAAGAGAACGAGCGACAACGACGACAACTGGACGACGTTTGCCCCAAAAGTCACGCCCAAG ACCCGGATTTCGTCAAAGAGCACGAGGTGGCTCCACGGTCCCCCCACGttaaggaagaagaggaggatgcTGACGTCAGCGAGCTGCCGCTCAACGTGGTGGTGGTGAAGAATGAAGACGAGCAACTACCCGGCTCATCGCAGCTTGATTTCTTCCGAGTTCCAAGTGGAGAGCGCCGTGGAGGACCACAACCACACAAACTCTTCGTTCTGCTGTCAGACAGTGACGACAGAGAAGAATCTTTGAGGAGCGACGCAGATTGCGAAGGTGACGACAAACGCTTCCGGGGCGCTGAACAGGACTCGACTGATACGAGAGGTGGCGCAGGTAAAACAAGCTTTACCTGCTCGGTTTGCAGTAAAATGTTTTCTCGAAAGGAACATATGAAAaaacacatgagaacacacacaggagaaaaaccctttagttgctcggtttgtggtgaGGGATTTACTCAGAAAGTCTGTTTGACCGCACACACAGCAAcgcacacgggagaaaaaccttttgtgtGCTCTATTTGTGGCGAAAGCTATTCTTATAAGCACAGTTTGAACGCACACATGCAGTcgcacacgggagaaaaacccttCTGTTGCTCCGTTTGCGGCAAAAGATTCCCCCAGAAGCCAAACATGATTAAACACATGAGGACGCACacgggagagaaacctttttgttGCTCGGTTTGCGGAGACGCGTTTGCTCACAAGTTCTCCTTGAGCGTGCACATGCGGAAGCACACGGGGGAAAAACCTTTCCGCTGCTCCATTTGCGGTGATACGTTTGCCCACAGGTTCTCTTTAAATGTGCACACGCGGACGCACACGGGAGAGAAACCTTTCAGTTGCACAGTTTGCAGTAAAATCTTTTCCCAAAGGGCACACGTGGTCGCGCACATGAGAAcgcacacgggagaaaaacccttCACTTGCACCCTCTGTGATAAAAGCTATTTCAAAAAGTGCAGCTTGACGACACACATGCGGAAACACAACGCGGAATAA
- the LOC144048997 gene encoding uncharacterized protein LOC144048997, giving the protein MASCEEQLCRTSEENERHQDAISPTALVLHVRDVQQLLTGSSSSELLQPPQLKEEAAESLHPQVKEEEDDPLQDHVKEEEEEFDVSQLPLNVFVMKSEEDEDEPPEWSQPHHRSPSGAAPLDELSAPLSHNGDVEDGSDANHQRDDKDSEKKTSKEGFRCPLCGKIFSYECILTRHMRKHTGEKPFGCPVCAKRFTQKVHMESHARTHTGEKPFSCSVCAKTFAQKGTMSRHMTTHTGRTPDDLSAPLSRGDDTEDPLRSHGNCAFRCSVCNDRFHHNVALIAHTATHVGGKPFRCSVCAKSFSRRHHLKEHVWTHREEKRFSCSLCGEGFRYKHNLTPHMRTHTGEKPFACSVCNERFSHKYNMTRHMMTHAKEKPFSCSVCGDKFAHKITLILHTATHMQKGE; this is encoded by the exons ATGGCGTCGTGCGAGGAGCAACTTTGTCGAACAAGCGAAGAAAACGAGCGACATCAGGACGCCATTTCCCCCACTGCGCTTGTGTTGCACGTTCGAG ACGTCCAGCAGCTGCTGACCGGGAGCTCCAGTTCCGAGCTTCTACAGCCCCCCCAACTCAAAGAGGAAGCGGCAGAGTCACTACACCCccaagttaaagaagaggaagatgatCCACTGCAGGATCACgtcaaagaggaagaggaggagtttGACGTCAGCCAGTTGCCACTGAACGTGTTCGTCATGAAGAGTGAAGAGGACGAAGACGAACCGCCCGAGTGGTCACAGCCTCATCATCGCAGCCCAAGTGGAGCAGCGCCACTGGACGAGCTCTCGGCTCCATTGTCCCACAATGGCGACGTGGAGGATGGGAGCGATGCGAACCACCAACGTGACGACAAAGACTCTGAAAAGAAGACGAGTAAAGAAGGTTTCAGGTGCCCACTTTGTGGCAAAATCTTTTCGTACGAGTGCATTTTGACTCGGCACATGCGGAAgcacacgggagaaaaaccttttggtTGCCCCGTTTGTGCTAAAAGATTTACGCAAAAGGTGCATATGGAATCACACGCAAGGAcacacacgggagaaaaacccttCAGTTGCTCGGTTTGTGCTAAAACTTTTGCCCAAAAAGGAACCATGAGCCGACATATGACAACACACACAGGACGAACCCCAGACGACCTTTCGGCTCCACTGTCACGCGGTGACGACACAGAAGACCCTTTGAGGAGCCACGGCAACTGTGCCTTTCGTTGTTCGGTTTGCAACGACAGATTCCATCACAATGTGGCTTTGATTGCCCACACGGCGACGCACGTGGGAGGAAAACCTTTCAGGTGCTCAGTTTGCGCTAAAAGCTTTTCCCGCCGGCACCATTTGAAAGAACACGTGTGGACACACCGTGAGGAGAAGCGCTTCAGTTGCTCACTTTGCGGCGAAGGCTTCAGGTACAAGCACAATTTGACTCCGCACATGAGAACGCACACCGGAGAAAAACCTTTCGCTTGCTCCGTTTGCAACGAGCGCTTTTCCCATAAGTACAACATGACGAGACACATGATGACGCATGCAAAGGAAAAACCTTTCAGTTGTTCAGTTTGCGGTGACAAGTTTGCTCACAAGATCACATTGATTTTGCACACGGCGACGCACATGCAGAAAGGAGAATAA
- the LOC144048998 gene encoding uncharacterized protein LOC144048998, with product MASSEEQVCRARDENERQHDDIFLAPIVLHLQDIHQLIGRQEELPHHLQPASSGLAYPLPPHIKEEEEEADVSHLPLTVVVVKSEDEAPERSRPHRRSSSGDRHQGASADALLAPLSQSHKTERPLKRVADSKSDEKHSKQETKLHKKTRRAHTSARAPKESFTCSVCGRRLMKKSDMDVHMRTHTGEKNFSCSVCGKKFRHKVSLVAHTATHTGEKLFTCPFCNNNFSYKHRWKAHIRTHTGEKPFSCSVCSESFSYKYDLTRHERTHKREKRFSCSVCGERFAQKASLIAHSTTHLENPFTCSVCGKRFAIKDNMSRHMRTHTGEKPHGCSVCGQKFAHKASLTAHTATHTGGKPYTCSCCSKNFSYKQNLNAHMRTHNGV from the exons ATGGCGTCGTCCGAGGAGCAAGTTTGTCGAGCGAGAGACGAAAACGAGCGGCAGCACGACGACATTTTCTTGGCTCCGATCGTGTTACACTTGCAAG ACATCCATCAACTGATTGGTCGCCAAGAAGAACTTCCTCATCATCTGCAGCCGGCGAGCTCCGGTTTGGCGTATCCGCTGCCCCCCCATatcaaagaggaagaggaggaggccgACGTCAGCCATCTGCCACTGACCGTTGTCGTCGTGAAGAGCGAAGACGAAGCACCCGAGCGATCACGGCCTCATCGTCGCAGTTCGAGTGGAGACAGACACCAAGGAGCATCAGCAGACGCGCTTTTAGCGCCACTGTCACAAAGCCACAAGACGGAAAGACCCTTGAAGCGCGTTGCAGACTCCAAAAGTGACGAGAAACACTCAAAACAGGAGACAAAGCTTCACAAGAAAACACGTCGAGCGCACACAAGCGCTCGCGCACCCAAAGAATCTTtcacctgctcagtttgtggtcgaaGACTGATGAAAAAGTCTGACATGGACGTACACATGAGGACTCACACGGGTGAAAAAAACTTTagttgttcagtttgtggtaaaaaattccGGCACAAGGTCTCTTTGGTTGCACACACAGCAACACACACCGGAGAAAAACTTTTCACTTGCCCATTTTGTAATAACAACTTTTCTTATAAGCACCGTTGGAAAGCACACATACGAAcacacacgggagaaaaacccttCAGCTGCTCAGTTTGTAGCGAAAGTTTTTCATACAAGTATGACTTGACGAGACACGAGAGGACACACAAACGAGAAAAACGCTTCAGTTGTTCCGTTTGTGGCGAACGCTTCGCACAAAAGGCCAGCTTGATTGCGCACAGCACAACGCACTTAGAAAATCCGTTCACTTGCTCGGTTTGCGGTAAAAGATTTGCCATCAAAGACAACATGAGCAGACACATGAGAacgcacactggagaaaaacctcaTGGTTGCTCAGTTTGCGGCCAAAAATTTGCTCACAAGGCCTCCTTGACTGCACACACAGCAACACATACGGGGGGGAAACCTTACACCTGCTCATGTTGCAGTAAAAACTTTTCTTATAAGCAGAATTTGAATGCGCACATGCGGACACACAATGGTGTGTGA
- the LOC144048994 gene encoding uncharacterized protein LOC144048994 isoform X2, which produces MGRHEQCAPQTQRESSGLEHPQSPHVKEEEEEPQPAHMKEEKTHPQRPHVKEEEEEVDVSDLPLTVIVVKIEDDGDNSQLHHRGPSGEQCGGAPPGTFSAPLSVAEERLNSGADCAGDDRNLNSSEKETTPNRKNCQTRSSCRTRKDFACSVCGKMFLYESIFNAHMQKHTGEKPFGCSVCGQRFIKKSDMNRHVRTTHRGEKPFSCTVCAKAFTQQINMVEHLRTHTGEKPFTCSVCNKSFSIKTYLNKHMRTHTGEKPFSCSICEKSFTNKSDLNRHMRSHAGVKPFSCSICGDTFAVRASLLAHTLAHTGQKHFTCDVCEKSFSIKTYLNKHMRTHTGGKPFSCSDCDKSFANKSDLNRHTRTHTGEKPFACSICSKSFCYKYSLTAHMLTHNR; this is translated from the coding sequence ATGGGTCGTCATGAACAATGTGCACCACAAACACAAAGGGAGAGCTCCGGTTTGGAGCATCCACAGTCGCCCCACgtcaaagaggaagaggaggaaccACAGCCGGCCCacatgaaagaagaaaagacgCATCCACAGCGGCCCCACgtcaaagaggaagaggaggaggttgATGTAAGCGACTTGCCACTGACTGTCATCGTTGTGAAGATCGAAGATGACGGAGACAACTCACAGCTTCATCATCGCGGTCCAAGTGGAGAGCAGTGTGGAGGAGCACCACCTGGCACGTTCTCAGCTCCACTGTCCGTTGCCGAAGAGCGTTTGAATAGCGGCGCAGACTGCGCAGGGGACGACAGAAACTTGAACAGCTCTGAAAAGGAGACAACCCCGAACAGAAAAAACTGTCAAACACGCAGCAGTTGCCGCACACGGAAAGATTTTgcctgctcggtttgtggtaaaatgtttttatatgagAGTATTTTCAATGCACACATGCAGAAACACaccggagaaaaaccttttggtTGCTCAGTTTGCGGCCAAAGGTTCATTAAAAAGTCAGATATGAATCGACATGTCCGGACAACGCACAGAGGAGAAAAGCCCTTCAGCTGCACCGTTTGCGCTAAAGCGTTCACGCAGCAGATAAATATGGTCGAACACTTGAGAacgcacactggagaaaaacctttcacGTGCTCTGTTTGCAATAAAAGCTTTTCCATTAAGACATACTTGAACaaacacatgagaacacacacgggAGAGAAACCTTTCAGTTGCTCCATTTGTGAAAAAAGCTTTACCAATAAGTCTGATTTGAACAGACACATGAGATCCCACGCAGGAGTAAAACCGTTCAGTTGTTCAATTTGTGGCGACACATTTGCAGTCAGGGCCTCTTTGCTTGCGCACACATTAGCACACACGggacaaaaacatttcactTGCGATGTTTGTGAGAAAAGCTTTTCAATCAAGACCTACTTAAACaaacacatgagaacacacacgggAGGAAAACCCTTTAGTTGCTCAGATTGTGATAAGAGCTTTGCTAATAAGTCCGATTTGAACAGacacacaaggacacacacaggagagaaaccttttgcctgctccatTTGTAGTAAAAGCTTCTGTTACAAGTACAGTTTGACTGCACATATGCTGACACACAACAGATAA
- the LOC144048994 gene encoding uncharacterized protein LOC144048994 isoform X1, producing the protein MASSEEQLCRGTDETELQRRQQDAIFLAPIVLHMQGVQQLMGRHEQCAPQTQRESSGLEHPQSPHVKEEEEEPQPAHMKEEKTHPQRPHVKEEEEEVDVSDLPLTVIVVKIEDDGDNSQLHHRGPSGEQCGGAPPGTFSAPLSVAEERLNSGADCAGDDRNLNSSEKETTPNRKNCQTRSSCRTRKDFACSVCGKMFLYESIFNAHMQKHTGEKPFGCSVCGQRFIKKSDMNRHVRTTHRGEKPFSCTVCAKAFTQQINMVEHLRTHTGEKPFTCSVCNKSFSIKTYLNKHMRTHTGEKPFSCSICEKSFTNKSDLNRHMRSHAGVKPFSCSICGDTFAVRASLLAHTLAHTGQKHFTCDVCEKSFSIKTYLNKHMRTHTGGKPFSCSDCDKSFANKSDLNRHTRTHTGEKPFACSICSKSFCYKYSLTAHMLTHNR; encoded by the exons ATGGCGTCGTCCGAGGAGCAACTTTGTCGAGGGACGGACGAGACCGAGCTACAACGGCGACAGCAGGACGCCATTTTCTTGGCTCCGATTGTCTTGCACATGCAAG GCGTCCAGCAGCTGATGGGTCGTCATGAACAATGTGCACCACAAACACAAAGGGAGAGCTCCGGTTTGGAGCATCCACAGTCGCCCCACgtcaaagaggaagaggaggaaccACAGCCGGCCCacatgaaagaagaaaagacgCATCCACAGCGGCCCCACgtcaaagaggaagaggaggaggttgATGTAAGCGACTTGCCACTGACTGTCATCGTTGTGAAGATCGAAGATGACGGAGACAACTCACAGCTTCATCATCGCGGTCCAAGTGGAGAGCAGTGTGGAGGAGCACCACCTGGCACGTTCTCAGCTCCACTGTCCGTTGCCGAAGAGCGTTTGAATAGCGGCGCAGACTGCGCAGGGGACGACAGAAACTTGAACAGCTCTGAAAAGGAGACAACCCCGAACAGAAAAAACTGTCAAACACGCAGCAGTTGCCGCACACGGAAAGATTTTgcctgctcggtttgtggtaaaatgtttttatatgagAGTATTTTCAATGCACACATGCAGAAACACaccggagaaaaaccttttggtTGCTCAGTTTGCGGCCAAAGGTTCATTAAAAAGTCAGATATGAATCGACATGTCCGGACAACGCACAGAGGAGAAAAGCCCTTCAGCTGCACCGTTTGCGCTAAAGCGTTCACGCAGCAGATAAATATGGTCGAACACTTGAGAacgcacactggagaaaaacctttcacGTGCTCTGTTTGCAATAAAAGCTTTTCCATTAAGACATACTTGAACaaacacatgagaacacacacgggAGAGAAACCTTTCAGTTGCTCCATTTGTGAAAAAAGCTTTACCAATAAGTCTGATTTGAACAGACACATGAGATCCCACGCAGGAGTAAAACCGTTCAGTTGTTCAATTTGTGGCGACACATTTGCAGTCAGGGCCTCTTTGCTTGCGCACACATTAGCACACACGggacaaaaacatttcactTGCGATGTTTGTGAGAAAAGCTTTTCAATCAAGACCTACTTAAACaaacacatgagaacacacacgggAGGAAAACCCTTTAGTTGCTCAGATTGTGATAAGAGCTTTGCTAATAAGTCCGATTTGAACAGacacacaaggacacacacaggagagaaaccttttgcctgctccatTTGTAGTAAAAGCTTCTGTTACAAGTACAGTTTGACTGCACATATGCTGACACACAACAGATAA